The Terriglobales bacterium sequence AAGCACCTCCGCGTTCTGCGTGAGGCCGGCTTCGTCGAATCCACCGTGGACGCACAGCGCCGCCTTTACCGCTTGAAACCTGGGCCGCTCCAGGAAATCGACGCCTGGCTGGCTCAGTTCCGGCGCTTCTGGTCCGCTCACGTCGACGCCCTCGAGCGCCACCTCGACCGCATGGCTCAAGCCACGCCACCGAAAAAGAAAGCAAGGAGAAGAAAATGACCGACCCTCATCCATACACACCGGGACCAGCC is a genomic window containing:
- a CDS encoding metalloregulator ArsR/SmtB family transcription factor translates to MDSAFEIIAEPNRRAILSLLVLSEQSVGEIERQLRMPQPTVSKHLRVLREAGFVESTVDAQRRLYRLKPGPLQEIDAWLAQFRRFWSAHVDALERHLDRMAQATPPKKKARRRK